The sequence TACGATACCATGCACCATATTCGACCTGACGTCGCAACAGTTTGTGTCGGGATGGCCGGTAGTATGGCAACACCGATCTTGGCCGGTGGCGCGAAGGGGAAACGATACAGCCTTCCCCACTCAACGATCCACATGCACCCGGCAGGCGGTGGCGCACGTGGCTACGCACCCGATGTGGAAATCATGGCCCGTGAGCTGCTCCGCCTCCAACAACTGGTGCGTGAGCTGCTTGCCAAAGACACCGGCCAGCCTATCGAACGGATCGCAAAGGACTTCGACCGCGATCTGTTTATGACGCCTGAACAGGCGAAAGAGTACGGTATTATTGACGAAATCCTCATCCGCGAGGATGGAAAGAAGTAATGACGTATCGGGTGAGAGCGGTTTCTGCTCTCACCCGCCCGTCTGGAGAATTTCCCATGAGCCGAACCCGCAATCCTGGTCGTGATCCGTATGCCTGCTCGTTCTGCGGGCGTGGGCAGGATGAAGTGCAACGGCTGATCGCTGGCCCCGGCAATGTATTCATTTGTGATGAATGCGTTGCCCTGTGCAGCGCTATCATTGCCGAAGAAAGCGATCAGAAGACATCAAATGCCAGGCGTACCCCACCCCCCGGCCCGTCTCGTCTGCCGACGCCGCGAAAATTGCGCGAAAAGCTCGATCAATATGTGATCGGGCAGGATCGGGCTAAAATAGCTTTATCCGTTGCCGTCTATAATCATTACAAACGTGTGCGGTCTGGTGCCCGAATCGACGATGTTGAGATTAGCAAAAGTAACATTCTGTTGATC comes from Chloroflexus sp. Y-396-1 and encodes:
- a CDS encoding ATP-dependent Clp protease proteolytic subunit, whose protein sequence is MNWSTRYHHEWRSMPSPEWLSQRPELLIPMVIESTSRGERAFDIYSRLLKERIVILGTPIDDQIANLIVAQLLFLESEDPDRDIWLYINSPGGSVTAGLGIYDTMHHIRPDVATVCVGMAGSMATPILAGGAKGKRYSLPHSTIHMHPAGGGARGYAPDVEIMARELLRLQQLVRELLAKDTGQPIERIAKDFDRDLFMTPEQAKEYGIIDEILIREDGKK